In Spiroplasma floricola 23-6, the DNA window ACAGGATTAACTTTTTAAATAAATACATAATAAAAAAAGTAGATAATCTACTTTTTGTTTTAAATTAATTTATTTTTTTTGCCTCAATTTTTTTTTATACTAATAATTCTTCAGTTTTTGTTAAAAAATCTGAGTTTAAATCAAATAATGATAAATCAATTTCAGAAGAGTATGAGTTTTTTCGATCATTAATATCTTTTGAATTTAGCAAAATCATATATTTTTTAATCTCTAAAATAAGATTTTCTAATTCTTTGTAATTGTCTATTTTTTCATTATCATTGCTAATTAAAGCTACTTTTTTATTTAATTCATTAATTTTATTTTGAATTACATCTTTAATTTCCATATTTTTAGAATTATTTTCATTAATAACTTCTAATTTATTTTCTAAATTCTCTGGATAATATTCTTCTAATGTTAGATAATTTGTTCCCTCTTCTTGAGAATTTAATAAGTTATTTTTATTATTGTAAGTATATTTTTTTAAATCATTAATATGCAATACTGCTTCATGAAAGTATTTATACTTTGCCATTACAACATTGCCAATTAAATTAATGACCAAATATTCTTCTTTTATTTTTTTAATAAAATACATAAAGTCTCCCCTTTAAATAAAATTGATTTTACCCTAACCATTGCTATTATATCAAATTCCAAAGGTATTTTATTTTTAATTTTTATTAATATTTTACAAATAAAAAATGTAGAATAATCTACATTTCATAATCTACATTTCACAACAACCCAATAATGTTGCATCTTCTAAATCTTTGGCAAATTCAAATTTAACTTTATAATTTGCATCTTTTGTTACTTGTCAAACTTTCTTCATGATTTCTGTTATAAATTCTTGATTCTTTATAGCAACACTTCCCCCAATTACAATCATTTCAGGATTTAAGAAGTTAATTGAAGTTGAAAATAAACTAATTAGTTGATTTTCAATTTTTGCAAAAAACTTATTTACAGTTTCATTTTTTTTGGTTTTATACAATTCAAAAGCTTGTTTGGCATTTTCTACTTCTACTCCAAGTTTATTCAATTGAACACAAATGTTTTTTCCACTTGCTTGAAATTCAATACCACTTCTTTGTGGATTTTCACTTTCTCAACATGGAAGTGAATTTGCTATTTCAAGAGCAGTTCCATTATATCCTTGAAATATTTTGCCCTCATAAATAAAACCTGCTCCAATTCCTGTTGAAATTGTAAAATATAATAAAGAGTGCAAGTTTTTTCTAACAATATATTGACCCAAAGCTGCTATATTTCCATCATTGTCTATTTTTACATTGTCAATCTTAAATAAGTCTTTAATTTCTTGTAAAATGCATTTTTCACTTCAATCTGGAAGATTGTAAGTAATTAATATTGTTCCTGTTTTTAAATCTAAAGGTCCAGGACAACAAATACCTATATAGTCAATTGTTTCATTTCAAGATTCTACTGTTTTTTTAATGTAATCAAAGTTACTTTTTCTGTCATTTGGATTAGTATCCATTACTTCTTTTTTTATTATTTGATTTTTGTCAATTAATGCAAATCTTATTGAAGTACCACCAATATCAATAGCTAATTTCATTATTATTTCTTGTCCTTTTCTAGTAGTTTACAACTATTCTTAAATATTCTATCAAAATTAAAAGAAACAACCACAAACTATTGTTAATAAACCTGCTACAAAAAAGATTATAGGAATAGTGTCTAAAAAGTATTTTACAATCCCTCTTTTTATACAAAAAATGCTTTTTGTTTTTTTTATTAAAAAATATATTAAGAAACCCAAAGACATTAATAATAGTCCAAAAAACACATATATTAATATACTAGTCATATATTTTTCTTAAATTCCTCATATTTTCATTGCAATCATATTTTGAAGTGTTTATAGCTCTTAAAAGGCTCTTATAAAAAGTATCAATATTTTTTAATAATAATTTATTGTCTAAATTCTTAATTAAAATAGTTAATAAGAATACTATTTATTTTTTAAAAATAAATGTAACTGTTTTTACATTTAAATTTATTTTACTCCCATAATTAATAATAAAAACTCCATCTTTAAATCCTTTTGAAGCTAAAATATCACAAAATTCTTGTACTCCATATCAAGTTAATTTGAATTCTTGAGTTTCTTTTAATTCATTATTGATGAAGTAATCAATTTGATTAATTGTGTATTGCTCTATTCAATTAATTTCTTTTGATCAGTTTTTTACTAAAACATCTTGATTTTCGACATAATGAGTAGATTCATGTTTTGATCCTGCTCTAAATTCAATTGGCAATATTAAATCGATTATAAGAGTTCCCTTGTCAGTTAAAGATTGATAAAAGTTATCTAATACTTTTAAAGCTTTTTGTCTTGTTTCTAGCAAGTTAAAACTTGCATTAGGCATTATTATATATTCATATGTATTTTTTTCAATATAATTCTCCAAATCTTGGCAAATTAAAGTTGCTTTTAAGTTTTCTTTTTTTAGATTTTCACTGCAAATATCAATCATTTCTTGAGATTTGTCAATTCCTACAATATCTACTTTATATTTTAAAAGTGGAATAAATAACCTTCCATTTCCAACACCAGCTTCAAGTATTTTTCCATCAATTGGTAGTAATAAAGACTTGTAAAACTCTAAATCTTTGTCAATACTTGTTCCTGGAGGCTTTGTTGCATTGTAAATTAAACTACTTATTTTCTTATAATGATTTTCCATGAAAATTCCTCAACTTTTTTTCAAAATTCTTTTAAAAATAATAACATAAAATAAATCAGAATTTTTCTAAACTATATAATTTATTTATAGGGTGCAGGGTGGGTTTCGAAGAAAGGCTAATAAAAATTAAAAATAAGAAATTCAAGTTTATGATTACAATGTAATGTTTTCATTAATAACTTTAATTTTTAATATAAGTAAGATTTAATTAACTCTAATTAAATATTGCTGAAATAAATAAAAATGGATTATAAAGTCTATTCCTTATATCTTTTAGAGCAAGAAATATTCCTACCAAATATGTTTCATGATTACCTGATATGTAATCCGTTTAAAAATAAGTTAGCAATATATAATAAATTGAACTGTATAAAATATTTTTAACTGCCAGACAACATTTTTTAAAAGAATCAAGTGAAATAGATTAATCTGTGAAATAAAGAATTTCAAGTACCATAAATTTTTCTTAAATCATAAAAGTTAAATTTTTAACAAGAAATTTAAAAAATATTGAAAATAGATAGAAAATACAGAAAATAATAAAACTTGCAATTAAACACACAAATTCATATATCAATTAGCATGCATAATACCCACTGGTTGATGTTTGATCTAATTTGAATTTGTATTTAAATGTATCAGTAAACCATATGATAAATTAAATTATGTAAACTATATTCAAAATAAAAGATTTATAAATAAATTTTTTATAACATTAATTTAATAAATCAGTTTAGAAAACAAAGAGCTTCATAAAGCAGTAATACATATAATGAATTAAATTCTCTGTTACTATCATTAGTTTTAAAACTAATTGGCCTTTCAGCTTTATAAATTTTATTCATTTTTTAATAAAAATATTCCTTTTTTTAAACACCTTAATTGGTGTTTTTTTTATATAGATTTTAAAAACTATATTCATTTTTTACTAAAACTTTAAAAGTAAATTCAAATTAAAATATTTTCACTATAGTTTATTGTTTAAAAATTGATTTGAGAACTTTTAAACAAAATAAAAACCCAATGTAAATTGGGTAAATAAGAAACTTAATATTGTTAAATTTTAGATTAAATGTTATTTTTATCTATTAAAAAATAACATAATTTTCTCAAAGTTTAAATTCTTGTTCTCTATCAAATTTTATTTTAATTTTAATTATTCCAAATAAATTTAGCATCATATAATCAAAATTTTGAAATAGTTTGTAACTGTCTTCTTTTATTACATGGAAAAAAGAAGATGAATTTTTGTTTGGTGTTAATTTAACATTATTGGCTATATTATTGTCAATATTTTCAATTGAGAAATATATATTTTTTTCTTTTAAAACTCTTTCAGATAGTTTTACTTTATTTAAAAAACTTAACTTTCTAGTATGATATGTTTCTGAAAAGTCTTTTAGAAGAGTATTAAGTTCAAAATTGTTTAAAGATTTATATTCTCCACTACTATTTCAAATAGTTGAATCT includes these proteins:
- a CDS encoding ROK family protein, coding for MKLAIDIGGTSIRFALIDKNQIIKKEVMDTNPNDRKSNFDYIKKTVESWNETIDYIGICCPGPLDLKTGTILITYNLPDWSEKCILQEIKDLFKIDNVKIDNDGNIAALGQYIVRKNLHSLLYFTISTGIGAGFIYEGKIFQGYNGTALEIANSLPCWESENPQRSGIEFQASGKNICVQLNKLGVEVENAKQAFELYKTKKNETVNKFFAKIENQLISLFSTSINFLNPEMIVIGGSVAIKNQEFITEIMKKVWQVTKDANYKVKFEFAKDLEDATLLGCCEM
- a CDS encoding class I SAM-dependent methyltransferase, with protein sequence MENHYKKISSLIYNATKPPGTSIDKDLEFYKSLLLPIDGKILEAGVGNGRLFIPLLKYKVDIVGIDKSQEMIDICSENLKKENLKATLICQDLENYIEKNTYEYIIMPNASFNLLETRQKALKVLDNFYQSLTDKGTLIIDLILPIEFRAGSKHESTHYVENQDVLVKNWSKEINWIEQYTINQIDYFINNELKETQEFKLTWYGVQEFCDILASKGFKDGVFIINYGSKINLNVKTVTFIFKK